GTCACTAGCCATCAACGATCGTGCGATCGCCCTACAGTCCCGGCGCTATGAACAACTCCTCTGCAGCATCATTGCCGACCCCCGACGACCGGCTCGACTTGCGCGGCACGCCCTGCCCGCTCAATTTCGTGCGGACGAAACTGCGCCTGCAAAAGCTGCCGCCAGGTCAGCTGCTAGAAGTGTGGCTCGACCCGGGCGACCCCATCGAGCAAGTTCCCGACAGCCTGCATGCTGCGGGTTATCCGGTTGCAGCTATTGTTAACTGCGGCAACTACTTCGCGTTGCAAGTACGACAGTCGACAGCAGTATGAGTGCGCCACCAGAACTGACCCTGGGTGCAACGGTAGCGGAGTGGCGCGGCACAGTGGTCGCAACGCAGGCTAACTTCTATCGCGTGCGCTTAGACGGCAGTGCGGCAGTATCGCTGCCGGTCAGAGCAGAGTCGGAGCGACCGCGCGAGTTATTGTGTACTCGCCGCGCGCGATTGAAAAAGCTCGGGCAGCGGGTTATAGCCGGAGATCGCGTGACCGTGGAGGAACCCGATTGGACGGACGGTCGCGGCGCGATCGCGTCCGTCTTGCCGCGCCGCACGGAACTGAGTCGCCCGCCCGTTGCCAATGCCGACGTATTGTTATTGATGTTTGCGCTAGCAGCTCCACCACCAGATGCGTGGCAGCTCAGTCGGTTTCTGACCTGCGGTGAGACGACAGGACTGGAGCTCTGTTTGTGCTTAAATAAGTGCGACTTGGTTGCCGCGGCAGAGCAACAAGCTTGGCGCGAGCGGCTGCGCGCCTGGGGCTACGATCCACTCTTCGTCAGCATCAGAGCTGGTGACGGGTTGGAAGCAGTCCGCGCTCGTCTAGCCGGGAAGATCGGCATCCTAGCCGGTCCTTCGGGCGTGGGTAAATCGAGCGCGATCGCCCGTCTGGTGCCATCAGCACAGCTGCGCAT
The sequence above is drawn from the Rubidibacter lacunae KORDI 51-2 genome and encodes:
- the rsgA gene encoding small ribosomal subunit biogenesis GTPase RsgA, encoding MSAPPELTLGATVAEWRGTVVATQANFYRVRLDGSAAVSLPVRAESERPRELLCTRRARLKKLGQRVIAGDRVTVEEPDWTDGRGAIASVLPRRTELSRPPVANADVLLLMFALAAPPPDAWQLSRFLTCGETTGLELCLCLNKCDLVAAAEQQAWRERLRAWGYDPLFVSIRAGDGLEAVRARLAGKIGILAGPSGVGKSSAIARLVPSAQLRIGSVSGKLERGRHTTRHVELFELPGGGLLADTPGFNQPVLDCPPQRVVQLFPEARAFLRQGNCQFGNCLHRDEPHCVVRGEWERYEHYLRFLDEAVERAAARRDTPDTEINLKLKTGSAGQREYEPKLESKKYRRTSRRQRHQSLQDLIAEAEVEEL
- a CDS encoding sulfurtransferase TusA family protein; translated protein: MNNSSAASLPTPDDRLDLRGTPCPLNFVRTKLRLQKLPPGQLLEVWLDPGDPIEQVPDSLHAAGYPVAAIVNCGNYFALQVRQSTAV